The Candidatus Hydrogenedentota bacterium genome has a segment encoding these proteins:
- a CDS encoding UDP-N-acetylmuramoyl-L-alanyl-D-glutamate--2,6-diaminopimelate ligase, whose translation MNRKQLCELLSLPDREGADFEVTGVTEDSRRARPGFVFAALAGAHGDGHDHAAQAAAAGAAAVLGGREGLSGLHGLPYLYTPEPRRAAGLLAHALAGDPTRGMCVIGITGTNGKTSTAHLVQAVLDHTGAPCANFGTIAHRIGGETISAPHTTPFAEDLAALFARAAAAGHRHAVMEVSSHALDQERTAGVEFSAAAFTNLTRDHLDYHGDMDRYRDAKLKLFRAVRPSGSAKWPRFTVVNAEDPAAPHFMAASGAPCHTYGAGAAYRAEKVRMDFGGTQFRLVTPGGSAEARIRLIGGHNLSNALCAAAVCGGLGIAAGEVAEGLGTLDKVDGRFEPVDAGQPFYVIVDYAHTDDGLSNVLRAARALCRGRVITVFGCGGDRDKGKRPKMGAVAAQLSDFCVLTSDNPRTEDPHRILLDVEVGMQRAEKRKGDDYLVIEDRAEAIHRAVGLARPGDLVMIAGKGHENYQIVGSERRHFDDRECALEALGGLKK comes from the coding sequence ATGAACCGAAAACAACTATGTGAGCTGCTGTCCCTCCCGGACCGGGAAGGGGCGGATTTCGAGGTGACCGGCGTGACGGAAGACTCGCGCCGCGCGCGGCCCGGTTTTGTCTTTGCGGCCCTGGCGGGCGCCCACGGCGACGGGCATGACCACGCCGCCCAGGCGGCGGCGGCGGGCGCGGCCGCGGTGCTCGGCGGACGGGAGGGGCTCTCCGGACTGCACGGCCTTCCCTACCTTTACACGCCGGAACCCCGCCGCGCGGCGGGCCTGCTGGCCCACGCCCTCGCGGGTGACCCGACCAGGGGCATGTGCGTGATTGGCATCACCGGCACCAACGGGAAAACCAGCACGGCCCATCTGGTGCAGGCCGTGCTGGACCACACGGGCGCGCCCTGCGCCAATTTCGGCACCATCGCCCACCGCATCGGCGGTGAAACCATCAGCGCGCCGCACACGACCCCCTTCGCGGAGGACCTGGCGGCGCTCTTTGCGCGCGCCGCCGCGGCGGGCCACCGCCACGCCGTCATGGAGGTGAGCTCGCACGCCCTGGACCAGGAGCGCACGGCGGGGGTGGAATTCTCCGCCGCCGCGTTCACCAACCTCACGCGGGACCACCTTGACTACCACGGCGACATGGACCGGTACCGCGACGCGAAACTGAAACTTTTCAGGGCCGTCAGGCCCTCCGGCTCGGCAAAGTGGCCGCGCTTCACCGTGGTCAACGCCGAGGACCCGGCCGCCCCCCATTTCATGGCGGCGTCCGGCGCGCCCTGCCACACCTACGGCGCGGGCGCGGCGTATCGCGCGGAAAAAGTCCGCATGGATTTTGGCGGGACCCAGTTCCGCCTGGTCACCCCCGGGGGTTCGGCGGAGGCCCGCATCCGGCTCATCGGCGGGCACAACCTGTCCAACGCCCTGTGCGCCGCGGCGGTCTGCGGGGGGCTGGGCATTGCCGCGGGAGAGGTGGCGGAGGGTCTGGGCACGCTTGACAAGGTGGACGGGCGCTTCGAGCCCGTGGACGCGGGCCAGCCGTTTTATGTGATTGTGGACTACGCCCACACGGACGACGGGCTTTCAAACGTGCTCCGCGCCGCGCGCGCCCTGTGCAGGGGGCGCGTCATCACGGTGTTCGGCTGCGGCGGCGACCGGGACAAGGGGAAGCGCCCGAAGATGGGCGCGGTGGCGGCGCAATTGTCCGACTTCTGCGTGCTCACCTCGGACAACCCCCGCACCGAAGACCCGCACCGCATCCTGCTCGATGTCGAGGTCGGCATGCAGCGCGCGGAAAAGCGCAAAGGCGACGATTACCTGGTCATCGAGGACCGGGCCGAGGCGATTCACCGCGCCGTGGGGCTGGCGCGGCCCGGCGACCTGGTGATGATCGCCGGCAAGGGCCATGAGAACTATCAGATTGTGGGCTCGGAGCGCCGTCATTTTGACGACCGCGAGTGCGCCCTGGAAGCGTTGGGAGGGCTGAAGAAATGA
- a CDS encoding transpeptidase family protein: MMHDLEIQTTLGQQRKLRVLFGFYLAAFIVLALRLCQLHLSPGNMLSDEEMLHITDISLQDARGEIFDRNGVILATNKKAPSMWVDPRRVRAGEEEKLADLIAGRLGMPRDEALRKLARTDENGKPRKFNMIKRWLTDTPEETLEELRTQSNGALSVIQEPIRYYPHQDSAAHLLGFVNRAGEAGEGVEAAFDRHLASRAGVFRVKVDNARRPLSSSTLAYEEPEGGELLQLTLDVNIQHNLEQALDQRMEETLSKAAMGVVMDPHTGAILAMATRPAFNPNDYDKFPAELRKNRAIIDVFEPGSAFKIVAASAALEHGLVTPDTMINCEGGVFNPYGHSIRDFHKMGVEPFSRCFEESSNIAHIKLAAQLGEARLEEWIRKFGFAARTSPDFPLESRGLFQPRNKWSRLSMGSLPMGQEISVTMLQMARAFAVIANGGHMVEPYYVERAVARDGRVTYQHARGEAARILSPKTAGTMQQLCHQVVLHGTGTAANIMEYRAGGKTGTAQMARTDGGRGYDKDRYTTVFAGFAPLANPRVVAVIVVQEPRIKLRYGGYVCGPVFKKVVSEALAAMNVPEDPVTDPEIVAKHEKEMKLAEAARLAAEKKNAPKKPAKPEPPKQVEKVPEADPDTVTEIPLDESLVAMLTPLDGLDLVARRTGDRMETSLPDLTGLTKRQALERLQRIGIPLDAQGAGWVIAQNPPPGTALMDVAVCALQFGRPGQEPAAEALPGDEPKTTM, translated from the coding sequence ATGATGCATGATCTGGAAATCCAGACCACCCTGGGCCAGCAGCGCAAGCTGCGGGTCCTGTTCGGTTTCTATCTGGCCGCCTTCATCGTGCTCGCGCTGCGCCTGTGCCAGTTGCACCTCAGCCCCGGCAACATGCTGTCGGACGAGGAGATGCTGCACATCACCGACATCAGCCTCCAGGACGCGCGGGGCGAGATATTCGACCGGAACGGCGTCATCCTCGCCACGAACAAGAAAGCCCCCTCGATGTGGGTGGACCCGCGCAGGGTGCGCGCCGGCGAGGAGGAAAAACTGGCGGATCTGATAGCCGGGCGCCTGGGCATGCCCCGCGACGAGGCGCTGCGGAAACTTGCCAGGACGGACGAGAACGGGAAGCCCCGCAAGTTCAACATGATCAAGCGCTGGCTCACGGACACGCCGGAGGAGACGCTGGAGGAGCTGCGCACGCAGAGCAACGGCGCGCTTTCCGTGATCCAGGAGCCCATACGCTACTATCCGCACCAGGACAGCGCGGCGCACCTGCTGGGCTTTGTGAACCGCGCGGGCGAGGCGGGCGAGGGGGTCGAGGCGGCGTTTGACCGGCATCTGGCCAGCCGCGCGGGCGTGTTTCGGGTGAAGGTGGACAACGCGCGCCGCCCCCTCTCCTCGTCCACGCTGGCCTATGAGGAGCCGGAGGGCGGCGAACTGCTCCAGCTCACCCTCGACGTGAACATCCAGCACAATTTGGAGCAGGCCCTGGACCAGCGGATGGAGGAGACCCTGTCCAAGGCCGCCATGGGCGTGGTGATGGACCCGCACACGGGGGCTATTCTGGCCATGGCCACCCGGCCCGCGTTCAACCCGAACGACTACGACAAGTTCCCGGCGGAGCTGCGGAAAAACCGCGCCATCATTGACGTGTTCGAGCCGGGCTCGGCCTTCAAGATTGTGGCCGCCTCCGCCGCGCTGGAGCACGGCCTGGTGACCCCGGACACCATGATCAACTGCGAGGGCGGCGTGTTCAACCCCTACGGGCACAGCATCCGCGATTTCCACAAAATGGGCGTCGAACCCTTCTCCCGCTGCTTCGAGGAGTCCAGCAACATCGCCCACATCAAGCTGGCCGCCCAGCTTGGCGAGGCGCGGTTGGAGGAGTGGATACGGAAATTCGGCTTCGCCGCAAGGACATCGCCGGACTTTCCCCTTGAGAGCCGCGGCCTCTTCCAGCCCCGGAACAAATGGTCCCGCCTTTCCATGGGCTCCCTGCCCATGGGCCAGGAGATTTCCGTGACCATGCTCCAGATGGCGCGGGCCTTCGCGGTCATTGCCAACGGCGGGCACATGGTGGAGCCGTATTATGTGGAGCGGGCCGTGGCCCGGGACGGGCGGGTGACCTATCAGCATGCCCGGGGGGAGGCGGCGCGCATTCTTTCCCCGAAAACCGCCGGAACCATGCAGCAGCTCTGCCACCAGGTCGTCCTGCACGGCACGGGCACGGCGGCGAACATCATGGAGTACCGCGCGGGGGGGAAGACGGGCACGGCACAGATGGCGCGCACGGACGGCGGGCGCGGTTATGACAAGGACCGCTACACCACGGTGTTCGCGGGCTTCGCGCCCCTGGCTAACCCGCGGGTGGTCGCCGTCATCGTGGTGCAGGAACCGCGCATCAAACTGCGCTACGGCGGGTACGTGTGCGGTCCCGTGTTCAAAAAGGTGGTGAGTGAGGCGCTCGCGGCGATGAACGTGCCCGAGGACCCCGTGACCGATCCGGAGATTGTGGCGAAGCACGAGAAGGAAATGAAACTGGCCGAGGCCGCCCGGCTCGCCGCGGAAAAGAAAAACGCGCCGAAAAAGCCCGCCAAGCCCGAGCCCCCGAAGCAGGTGGAAAAGGTGCCCGAGGCGGACCCGGACACGGTGACGGAAATCCCGCTGGACGAGTCGCTGGTCGCGATGCTCACCCCACTGGACGGCCTGGACCTTGTGGCGCGGCGCACGGGGGACCGGATGGAGACCTCGCTTCCGGACCTCACGGGTCTGACAAAACGGCAGGCCCTCGAGCGGCTCCAGCGCATCGGCATTCCCCTGGACGCGCAGGGCGCGGGCTGGGTCATCGCGCAGAATCCGCCGCCCGGAACCGCATTGATGGATGTGGCCGTGTGCGCGCTCCAGTTTGGCAGGCCGGGGCAGGAACCGGCAGCGGAGGCCCTTCCCGGCGATGAACCGAAAACAACTATGTGA
- the rsmH gene encoding 16S rRNA (cytosine(1402)-N(4))-methyltransferase RsmH, translating to MDGAPHVPVMAEEALAWLRVRPDGLYVDCTAGAGGHSAMVAARLESGRLLALDRDPAAAAMARERLAAWPAAEVVRANYGELKGVLARLGWGAVDGVLLDAGVSSMQIDLPERGFSFQVDGPLDMRMDTESPVTAASWLRGVSEEELAAALREFGDIRPARRIARAVAERCRAGRMERTPDLVEAVCGALPFVRGVPDEVRTVFQAVRMAVNGELDWLRRGLGQALDALAPGGRLVVITFHSGEDRVVKEVFRAASRPAVELDRHGRRTASLPARFRLPLAKPATPGPEETRANPRSKSARLRVAERLDENGAVKE from the coding sequence ATGGACGGCGCGCCCCATGTTCCGGTGATGGCGGAGGAGGCGCTGGCGTGGTTGCGGGTGCGTCCGGACGGCCTGTATGTGGACTGCACGGCGGGGGCGGGGGGGCATTCGGCGATGGTGGCGGCGCGGCTGGAATCGGGGCGCCTTCTGGCGCTGGACCGGGATCCCGCCGCGGCGGCAATGGCGCGGGAGCGGCTGGCGGCGTGGCCGGCGGCGGAGGTGGTCCGCGCCAATTATGGAGAGTTGAAGGGCGTGCTTGCCCGTCTTGGATGGGGCGCCGTGGACGGCGTGCTGCTGGACGCGGGCGTGTCGAGCATGCAGATAGACCTGCCGGAGCGGGGCTTCTCGTTCCAGGTGGACGGGCCGCTGGACATGCGCATGGACACGGAGTCCCCCGTCACGGCGGCTTCCTGGCTGCGGGGGGTGTCCGAGGAGGAGCTGGCGGCGGCGCTCCGCGAATTCGGCGACATCCGGCCCGCGCGGCGGATCGCGCGCGCGGTGGCGGAGCGGTGCCGGGCGGGGCGCATGGAGCGCACCCCGGACTTGGTGGAGGCGGTCTGCGGGGCGCTCCCCTTTGTGCGGGGCGTTCCGGACGAGGTTCGTACTGTTTTCCAGGCGGTGCGCATGGCGGTGAACGGCGAGCTGGACTGGCTGCGCCGGGGCCTGGGCCAGGCGCTGGACGCGCTCGCGCCCGGCGGGCGGCTGGTGGTGATCACATTTCATTCGGGCGAGGACCGGGTGGTGAAGGAGGTTTTTCGGGCGGCCTCGAGGCCGGCGGTGGAACTGGACCGGCACGGGCGGCGTACGGCGTCGCTTCCGGCGCGGTTCCGTCTTCCCCTGGCCAAACCGGCGACGCCGGGCCCGGAGGAGACGCGCGCGAACCCGCGCTCGAAAAGCGCGCGCCTCCGCGTGGCGGAGCGGCTGGATGAAAACGGCGCGGTGAAGGAGTGA
- a CDS encoding STAS domain-containing protein — MLNIERLESGDVTVLRIRGDINEEGVNALRLALMSCLQEGRHNVVLNLAGVAFVSYMGMGALVERLGQLQAAKGDMKLACLSVYIRRLLRTMSLSHVFDCHDTEAQAIQGYVKQAAA; from the coding sequence GTGTTAAACATCGAGCGGTTGGAGAGCGGTGACGTCACGGTGCTTCGGATTCGCGGGGACATCAACGAGGAGGGCGTGAACGCCCTGCGCCTGGCGCTGATGTCCTGCCTTCAGGAGGGGCGCCACAACGTGGTGCTCAACCTGGCGGGCGTGGCCTTCGTCAGCTACATGGGCATGGGCGCGCTGGTCGAGCGTCTTGGCCAGCTTCAGGCGGCCAAGGGCGACATGAAGCTGGCCTGCCTGAGCGTCTACATCCGGCGGCTGCTGCGGACCATGAGCCTGTCCCATGTGTTCGACTGCCATGATACGGAGGCGCAGGCCATTCAGGGGTACGTGAAGCAGGCTGCGGCCTGA
- a CDS encoding division/cell wall cluster transcriptional repressor MraZ, producing MYFGESHVSVDDKGRVAIPVNFRSLMKALGHETWFVTRGFDNALFLFNVAKWEELIHAGKGSMLDPRLLDFRRLFVGSVAMCKLDGQGRLPVPALLREYAGIGREAIILGVDDHLELWSVTGWKAFQERQAQEYKRMAAELFGRPADGGQTTNGGCAGC from the coding sequence ATGTATTTCGGCGAGTCACATGTTTCAGTGGACGACAAAGGACGGGTGGCCATACCCGTTAATTTCCGTTCTCTGATGAAGGCGCTGGGTCATGAAACCTGGTTTGTGACACGCGGTTTTGACAACGCCCTGTTCCTGTTCAATGTCGCCAAGTGGGAGGAACTGATTCATGCGGGGAAAGGCTCGATGCTTGACCCGCGCCTTCTGGATTTCCGGCGGCTTTTTGTGGGCAGTGTTGCCATGTGCAAACTGGACGGCCAGGGCCGCCTCCCCGTGCCCGCGCTTCTGCGTGAATATGCGGGCATAGGGCGCGAGGCGATTATTCTGGGTGTGGACGACCATTTGGAATTGTGGAGTGTCACGGGCTGGAAGGCATTCCAGGAGCGGCAGGCGCAGGAGTACAAACGCATGGCCGCCGAGTTGTTCGGGCGGCCCGCCGACGGCGGGCAAACAACCAACGGAGGGTGTGCAGGGTGTTAA